Below is a window of Stygiolobus azoricus DNA.
CTAACAATATCTATGTTATACCTCTAGGACAATTATACACATTACAAGGAGGTACTCTTGTCTATGTTAACACTACTTCAATATTTCAACATTATCTTAACGGGACTCAAGCGATATATCAAGATGTTAAAGAAGATTTAGAAGGAGCATATGTGCTTATTTTCGTAAGCTAATTTCTTTTTTAAATATTATTATTTCCTCATTTTTATGAAAGATTTATTACCTTAGTACAATTCTAACGTCGGTAGCAAAGGCCCCTCTTTCGTTTACGAATAATGGGTTTATGTCCATTTCTTTAATGTCGAGGTCTACTATCATTCTCGAGACAGTAATTACAGTCCTTATTAGTGATCCCTCATCATAACCTCTTTTTCTTGCATGAAGCATGTCATGAATCTTACTCTCTTGTAACAATTCTTGTGCCTCGTCTTCATACACTGGGGATAGTGCGTAGGACACGTTTTTCAGGACGTCGACGTAGATTCCTCCACTTCCTACGAGCACAACATGCCCAAAAACTGGATCCTTCAGTCCTCCCACGAATATTTCTAAACCTGAAAGTTGCTCCTGAATTAGCACTCTTTTTGTCTGTTTGCTCAACTGTTTATATACTTCTTTAACTTGATCCTTCTCAACGTTTACAACTACTCCCTTCAACTCCGTTTTATGAATCGGCTGGTCAGGAGAGATCTTCATAACAACTGGGTAACCTATGTTGTCTGCAATTCTCTGAGCTTCATCCTCGCTCTCTGCTATACCCCACTTAGGTGTTCTAATACCGTAAATTTCCATCAATTTTAAAGCTTCATAATCACGTAAAGTGGTTTTTCCTTTAGTGAGTTCAACAGCAGCCTCAATGGGCTGTGCTATTCTTATTTTCTTTCTAGGCTCGGGTTTTTTAACGAGATACCTTATTGCCTTAACAGCATCTTCTGGGAAAGTATAAGCTGGTATCCCAGCGCTCTCGAGTATTTTAAGTGCATAGTCCTCATCGAGACCCATGGTTATTCCGATAATTCCCTTTCCCTTGAAAGATGTAATAACCCTGGCTACGTCGGAACAACTTACCATTGGTAAGGCTTGGACTATTACTAGTTTAGTGCAGTCTAAGTTAGAGACAATTTTTAGTGCAGATAAGTATCTGTCTCTGTTAGCATCTCCGGTTAAATCTAAAGGATTCTTAGGCATGGAGGTAGGAGGTAAGGCTTTCCTTAATTCCTCCTGCATCCATGATGGTATTTCGACTAACTTCAATCCGTTCTTTTCAATTTCGTCAGACGTTAATACGCCATGTCCTCCTGAATTAGTGATCACTAATATTTGATCTCTTATAGGTTCGGAGTACATTAGTAGCTTGGCTAGGTTTAATAGGTCATGGAGGTTTTCAACTAAAATTCCTCCACCAATCCTCACGGCGGCTTTGAAAACCTCAAATGATCCAGCCAAAGAGCCGGTATGGGTTTTAGCAGCTGCTGCACCGTTAGATGTAGTTCCTCCTTTCAGGAATACTACTGGTTTTCTCTTAGTTACTTCAGGGAGGGTCTCTAAGAAAGCGTTTCCGTCTGATACTCCTTCTAAATACACGAATATTGCTTTAGTTTCGGCGTCATGTGATAAGTATTCCAACACCTCATACTCCTTTATATCTGCCTGGTTTCCTAAACTCACCATATAACTTATGCCTATTCTGTTTTTCTGAGCCCAATTTAACATGTAAACACCTAGCCCACCGCTCTGAACCACTAGTGCGATATTCCCTCTCTTGACATCAGAGTAGGCGAAAGTGGCGTTTAACTCTGGAGTAATAATTCCAAAGGTATTAGGCCCTAATACCCTAATACTACCTTTTCTGGCTATACTGATAACCTCGTTCTCCAGTTTTTCCTCTCCAACCTCCTTAAACCCTGCAGTTATCACTATAGCAGCCTTGACTTGTTTTTCTACTGCTTCTTCCATTACAGTCGGTACTGCTTCTCGGGGGACTGTAATTACTACTAGATCTATCGGGTCTGGGATCTCTTTTACGCTTTTAAAAGCCTTTACTCCTTCAACGTCCTCAGCCTTTGTGTTTACTGGATATAATTTGCCGTGATATATTGCGAGTAAGTTTCTGAAAACAACGTTTCCTACCTTTTCTTTGTGCCTCGAAGCTCCTATAACAGCTATACTCTTGGGTTTAAACAGAGCATCTAATGTCATAACTTTCTCTTTTTGAGATTATGTATAAAAATTTTTACTTCGGCCTCTAGGTGATAAATCATTAATCTAACTCTTCTACTTTTAAAAATCTAGTAGTTTCTCCTTTATCTCCGTACACTCCTCCGACTATAACTATAAATCCCTTCTGACCCATTTGAATCGCTTCTTCCTTAGCTCTCTTCACAATGTCGTCTAAACTTTTCAGTTCCTCCACTTTTTTGGGATACACACCGTAACATATTTTCAGGATTTTAGTTAAGTCCTCAGACGGTGTTAAGGTTATTATAGGCACAACAGGTCTTAATCGTGATATTCTTATTGCTGAGGATCCAGTCCTAGTATACGTTATGATAACTGAGGCGGAAGAAAGTACGCTGGCTATTACTGCAGAATATGCAACAGCCTCATCAACGTTCCTGTATAGCTTAGTCTTTTTAGGTTTGAAAGTTTTTTCGACGGATATTATCAGATCGTTTATAGTCTTAACCGCTTCTAGAGGGTATTTACCCATAGCGGTCTCGTCACTTAGCATTATCGCATCAACTCCTTGTGAAACTGAATTAGCTACGTCAATAGTCTCTGCTCTTGTAGGTAAAGGCGAGTTAACCATTGACTCGAGAACTTGTGTGGCGAGAATTACGGGCTTACCGTACTTTCTTGACACGTTAATTATTTTCCTTTGTGTTTGAGGAAGATTAGGTAGACCTACTTCTACACCTAAATCGCCTCTGGCGACCATTATTGCGTCAGCTTCATTCACGATATTTTTCAAGTTCTTGAGAGCAGCTTTCTTCTCAATTTTAGCTACGACCCACGCTTTTCCTTTTACTATTTCCTTAACTTTTCTGATATCGTCCTCACTTACCACGAAAGATAAGCCTATGTAATTTGCACCTAAATCTAATGCCTCTTTTAAAAGCTTAAGATCCCTTGGAGTGATCCCTAAAGGAATATCGGCGTCAGGAATATTGATCCCTTTTCTCGAAGTTAATAACCCTCCTTCTTTTACTATGCCTTTAGCTGAGTTTTCATTGACTTCAGTTATCTCTACCCTTATTACACCATCAGCTATGAGTACTTCTGTCCCTACTTTTATCAGCTTAAAGAAAATGGGGTCTTCTATCGGAATTCCTTTATCTCCGAATGTCACTACATCGCCGTTTTTTAATGTGATAGGTCCTTTCTCTAATACACCAATTCTCAGCTTGGGTCCCGGCAGGTCTACTAGGATAGGAGCCCTATTATTCACCAAGTCAAAATATTTTTTATGTTGATCCTCGTCCCCATGGGCAAAGTTTATCCTTATAACGTCTACGTATTTCAGTAACTCGTCGATGAGTTTTTCACTAGCAGGACCTAAAGTCGCAATTATCTTTGTTTTTCTTTTATACATACCTAAGAGATCCCTTACTTTCTCCTTGGACATTACCGAATTTGTAATTTATTTTAGCTATAACTAACATCCCGGCGTTTCTTACTGTATAATATACATTTAAGAACTCGTTAGGGGTTAGGGAGTCCATAAAGACTAGTCTTAAGACTTGAATTACCTCAGGCGTTTCAGTCCCCGGAGGTAAAAAGGCAAAGTCAACACCCATCTTAAGGAGGTCTTCCGTTAGTTCCTGAAAGAACTTCTTCTTATCTTCCTTTTTCATTTCATTGATAGCGG
It encodes the following:
- a CDS encoding acetate--CoA ligase family protein, yielding MTLDALFKPKSIAVIGASRHKEKVGNVVFRNLLAIYHGKLYPVNTKAEDVEGVKAFKSVKEIPDPIDLVVITVPREAVPTVMEEAVEKQVKAAIVITAGFKEVGEEKLENEVISIARKGSIRVLGPNTFGIITPELNATFAYSDVKRGNIALVVQSGGLGVYMLNWAQKNRIGISYMVSLGNQADIKEYEVLEYLSHDAETKAIFVYLEGVSDGNAFLETLPEVTKRKPVVFLKGGTTSNGAAAAKTHTGSLAGSFEVFKAAVRIGGGILVENLHDLLNLAKLLMYSEPIRDQILVITNSGGHGVLTSDEIEKNGLKLVEIPSWMQEELRKALPPTSMPKNPLDLTGDANRDRYLSALKIVSNLDCTKLVIVQALPMVSCSDVARVITSFKGKGIIGITMGLDEDYALKILESAGIPAYTFPEDAVKAIRYLVKKPEPRKKIRIAQPIEAAVELTKGKTTLRDYEALKLMEIYGIRTPKWGIAESEDEAQRIADNIGYPVVMKISPDQPIHKTELKGVVVNVEKDQVKEVYKQLSKQTKRVLIQEQLSGLEIFVGGLKDPVFGHVVLVGSGGIYVDVLKNVSYALSPVYEDEAQELLQESKIHDMLHARKRGYDEGSLIRTVITVSRMIVDLDIKEMDINPLFVNERGAFATDVRIVLR
- the pyk gene encoding pyruvate kinase, which translates into the protein MSKEKVRDLLGMYKRKTKIIATLGPASEKLIDELLKYVDVIRINFAHGDEDQHKKYFDLVNNRAPILVDLPGPKLRIGVLEKGPITLKNGDVVTFGDKGIPIEDPIFFKLIKVGTEVLIADGVIRVEITEVNENSAKGIVKEGGLLTSRKGINIPDADIPLGITPRDLKLLKEALDLGANYIGLSFVVSEDDIRKVKEIVKGKAWVVAKIEKKAALKNLKNIVNEADAIMVARGDLGVEVGLPNLPQTQRKIINVSRKYGKPVILATQVLESMVNSPLPTRAETIDVANSVSQGVDAIMLSDETAMGKYPLEAVKTINDLIISVEKTFKPKKTKLYRNVDEAVAYSAVIASVLSSASVIITYTRTGSSAIRISRLRPVVPIITLTPSEDLTKILKICYGVYPKKVEELKSLDDIVKRAKEEAIQMGQKGFIVIVGGVYGDKGETTRFLKVEELD
- a CDS encoding DUF2299 domain-containing protein — protein: MNDKELEALIKELGLSITIPPQAKEAYHIVTAPPQGFPSIDIIRPNDSSKFYLISMGILIHPNHKAAINEMKKEDKKKFFQELTEDLLKMGVDFAFLPPGTETPEVIQVLRLVFMDSLTPNEFLNVYYTVRNAGMLVIAKINYKFGNVQGESKGSLRYV